From Vanrija pseudolonga chromosome 1, complete sequence, a single genomic window includes:
- the eif3j gene encoding Eukaryotic translation initiation factor 3 subunit J, protein MSDDDWDVDVDTPSTSTPQPTIALPKPTQNKWAGEDEEEDDWDVSDSEKKAAPAPKTGATAAPPKKKMTLKQKLAEKERLAAEARERGDTNDLIDERTEQDRRREARQKELDSDLAVASDLMGDLSVDRSEALKAVLTAKPVTKADFAELSRNIVVAITSKHETNGLYPGFVEQLAKDLVESLSAVQTRKVSSSLSVIGNTKQQEERDKASGKKKGGAAKPKLGATKALGSKVDTEAYDDVLDDDDFM, encoded by the exons atgtccgacgacgactggg ACGTTGACGTCGACaccccgtcgacctcgaccccgcaGCCGACCATCGCGCTGCCCAAGCCCACGCAGAACAAGtgggccggcgaggacgaggaggag GACGACTGGGACGTGTCCGATtccgagaagaaggccgcccccgcccccaagACGGGCGCCACCGCGGCCccgcccaagaagaagatgACGCTCAAGCAGAAGCTCGCTGAGAAGGAGCGTCTGGCTGCCGAGGCT cgcgagcgcggcgacaccAACGACCTCATCGACGAGCGGACAGAGCAGGACAGGCGGCGAGAGGCGCGCCAGAAGGAGCTGGACTCTGACCTGGCCGTCGCGTCCGACCTGATGGGCGACCTGTCTGTGGACCGCagcgaggcgctcaaggcggtCCTCACGGCCAAGCCGGTGACCAAGGCCGACTTTGCCGAGCTGAGCCGCAACATTGTCGTGGCCATCACGAGCAAGCACGAGACCAACGGGCTGTACCCCGGCTTTGTGGAGCAGCTGGCcaaggacctcgtcgagtcgCTCTCGGCCGTGCAGACGCGCaaggtgtcgtcgtcgctctcggtTATCGGCAACACCAAGCagcaggaggagcgcgacaaGGCGtcgggcaagaagaagggcggcgcggccaagcccaagctcggcgccaccaAGGCGCTCGGCTCAAAGGTCGACACCGAGGCGtacgacgacgtcctcgacgacgacgactttatGTAG
- the CCNL2 gene encoding Cyclin-L2 produces the protein MPPQPHPLATLAQILDTPSSADGVPSDLEADLRVAGCMLIQEAGILLELPQSTMATAQVVFHRFFYVSSLATFGVNDLSVSCLYLATKLNETPVRLRDLINTYMFLQARVQHLLSLPVGSDLSALALGGKLWDGLKFDVPSFHSTVFWEWKDAIQYNELQILKRLGFNMQVDLPYSHVVNYLRILDLVFEGDIAQRCWSILNDALLTPLYAQQPPHVLAVTSILLATRLERIPLPEGWYLLFDVEWEDIWPSCGRIMELWHEWGVAPIPGAVDAAPETPDEHKAKENRWRRAWVLAESRKAVRKWVAERAPSAEGDK, from the exons ATGCCCCCACAACCCCACCCCCTGGCCACGCTCGCGCAGATCCTCgacacgccgagcagcgctgACGGCGTGCCctccgacctcgaggccgacctgcgcgtcgCGGGGTGCATGCTCATCCAGGAGGCGGGCATCCTTCTCGAGCT GCCACAGAGCACCATGGCCACCGCGCAGGTCGTCTTCCACCGCTTCTTCTACGTCTCGTCCCTAGCGACGTTCGGCGTCAAC GACCTCTCCGTCTCGTGCCTCTACCTCGCGACCAAGCTCAACGAGACGCCCGTCCGCCTGCGCGACCTGATAAACACGTACATGTTCCTGCAGGCAAGGGTACAGCACCTCCTATCTCTGCCCGTAGGCAGCGACCtgagcgcgctcgcgctcggcgggaaACTGTGGGACGGGCTCAAGTTTGACGTGCCGAGCTTCCACAGCACCGTGTTTTGGGAGT GGAAAGACGCAATCCAGTACAACGAGCTCCAGATCCTCAAGCGCCTCGGATTCAACATGCAGGTCGACCTGCCGTACTCCCATGTGGTGAATTACCTgcgcatcctcgacctcgtgtTCGAGGGGGATATCGCGCAGCGGTGCTGGTCCATCCTGAATGACGC CCTCCTCACGCCCCTGTATGCCCAACAACCACcgcacgtcctcgccgtgaCGTCTATTCTCCTCGCTacgcgcctcgagcgcatACCGCTCCCAGAAGGCTGGTACCTCCTCTTTGACGTTGAGTGGGAGGATATCTGGCCGTCCTGCGGGCGCATCATGGAGCTCTGGCACGAGTGGGGCGTCGCGCCCATCCCTGGCGCCGtggacgccgcgcccgagacgcccgacgagcacaaggccaaggagaacCGCTGGCGCCGTGCGTGGGTGCTCGCTGAGAGCCGCAAGGCCGTCAGAAAGTGGGTtgcggagcgcgcgccgagcgccgagggcgacaagtag
- the YIL156W-B_0 gene encoding putative protein, giving the protein MVLGRLVHYAVDALAVSTILAGVKKTTGFTPATEQIPESSIRTFTEGYLGAGETVFNFIAGQAVTSQYFKKE; this is encoded by the exons ATGGTCCTCGGTCGCCTTGTCCACTACGCCgttgacgcgctcgccgtgtccaccatcctcgccggcgtcaagAAGACCACGGGCTTCAC CCCCGCGACGGAACAAATCCCCGAGTCGTCGATCCGCACCTTCACCGAGGGctacctcggcgccggcgagacCGTCTTCAACTTTATCGCAGGGCAGGCCGTCACATCGCAGTACTTCAAGAAGGAGTAG
- the inda1_1 gene encoding Amino-acid permease inda1: MFDDKEKNPAMLGHAAAPPTPSPSASVKVKEPSFSEFYDPSKESKWTRLGVTPESFKRAPGATRGLVTHGDIPEEFRTQDNPLLQQQMKPRHLQMIAVGGSIGTGLFVGSGTALQAGGPAGVLIAWISMGIMLVNVTQALGEMSILYPVSGGFYTLASRMLDPSFACAMGWNYTFQWLTILPLELTVAGMTVQYWTNAVPLGAWITIFYVFVIIICLFGTLGYAEGEFWSSVLKLALVIIFAIIGIVCICGGGPKDGAYSEYVGGKYWQNPGAFANGFKGVCSMFVTAAFSYSGTELVGLAATETPNPRETMPSAIKNTFWRVTLVYITSLVIIGLALPYNEPLLNVGTGAQISPFTIVMKKAGFKGLDHLVNATICVSVLSMGLSATYGGSRCMMALAEQGYGPKFLTYVDKAGRPLYSVLIVIATGPLAYINLAPVGDLVFQWLMALSGLSTLFTWLAICITHIRFRRAWKLQGHSVEELPFKAMGGTFGSWMGATLIVFIICVQFYVAVWPIGEQPHGRAAAEQFFLAFLAMPIMIFIAAVSYIWKRDRPRRARDIDLDTGRKSWLTVDEMRAYRAERAAAPWYTRLYRLLFTN; the protein is encoded by the exons atgttcgacgacaaggagaagaacCCCGCCATGCTGGGgcacgctgcggcgccgccgacgccgtcgccgtccgccagcgtcaaggtcaaggagcCGAGCTTTAGCGAGTTCTACGACCCGTCAAAGGAGAGCAAGTGGACCAGGCTGGGCGTGACGCCTGAGAGCTTTaagcgcgcgccgggcgcgacTCG CGGCCTCGTTACCCACGGCGACATCCCCGAAGAGTTCCGCACGCAGGACAACCCACTGCTCCAGCAGCAGATGAAGCCGCGCCACCTGCAGAtgatcgccgtcggcggaTCGATCGGCACGGGTCTGTTCGTTGGATCCGGGACCGCGCTGCAGGCTGgcgggccggccggcgtgcTCATCGCGTGGATCAGCATGGGCATCATGCTTGTGAATGTTACCCAGGCGCTGGGCGAGATGAGCATTTTGTACCCCGTCTCCGGGGGGTTCTACACGCTCGCAAGCCGCATGCTTGACCCGTCGTTCGCGTGTGCCATGGGCTGGAACT ACACATTCCAGTGGCTCACCATCCTcccgctcgagctcacgGTCGCCGGCATGACGGTGCAGTACTGGACCAACGCGGTGCCCCTCGGCGCATGGATCACGATTTTCTACGTcttcgtcatcatcatctgCCTGTTCGGGACGTTGGGgtacgccgagggcgagttcTGGAGCTCGGTGTTGAAACTGGCCCTGGTTATCATCTTCGCCATCATCGGCATCGTGTGCATCTGTGGCGGTGGCCCCAAGGACGGCGCGTATTCAGAGTATGTCGGCGGGAAATACTGGCAGAACCCGGGCGCGTTCGCCAACGGCTTCAAGGGTGTTTGTTCG ATGttcgtcaccgccgccttcTCGTACTCTGgcaccgagctcgtcggcctcgcggcgacCGAGACGCCCAACCCGCGCGAGACGATGCCCTCGGCCATCAAGAACACGTTCTGGCGCGTGACGCTCGTGTACATCACCTCGCTGGTCAtcatcggcctcgcgctgccgtACAACGAGCCGCTGCTCAacgtcggcaccggcgcgcaGATCTCGCCGTTCACCATCGTCATGAAGAAAGCAGGCTTCAAGggcctcgaccacctcgtcaacgcgACCATCTGCGTGTCGGTGCTCTCGATGGGCCTGTCGGCGACATACGGCGGCTCGCGGTGCATGatggcgctcgccgagcaggggTACGGGCCCAAGTTCCTCACGTAcgtcgacaaggccggcCGCCCGCTCTACTCggtcctcatcgtcatcgcgACCGGCCCGCTCGCGTACATCAACCTCGCGCCCGTGggcgacctcgtcttccAGTGGCTCATGGCGCTGTCGGGCCTCTCGACGCTGTTCACCTGGCTCGCGATCTGCATCACGCACATCCGCTTCCGCCGCGCATGGAAGCTCCAGGGCCacagcgtcgaggagctgccgTTCAAGGCCATGGGCGGCACGTTTGGCTCGTGGATGGGCGCGACGCTCATTGTCTTTATTATCTGCGTCCAGTTCTACGTCGCCGTCTGGCCCATTGGCGAGCAGCCTCACGGCcgggccgctgccgagcagTTCTTCC TCGCGTTCCTCGCCATGCCCATCATGATCTTCATCGCGGCCGTCTCGTACATCTGGAAGCGGgaccgcccccgccgcgcgagggacatcgacctcgacactgGTCGCAAGTCGTGGCTCACGGTCGACGAGATGCGTGCT TACCGCGCtgagcgtgccgccgccccgtgGTACACGCGCTTGTACCGCCTCCTCTTTACCAACTAG
- the inda1_2 gene encoding Amino-acid permease inda1 produces the protein MAGQHPFGAGLSLEEKGEYAETKSAHQDALAHVSVHPGSVIGSGASSDFYDPSKESALTRLGLSFESFKRAPGTTRGLVGHGDIPKELLAHDQPLLQQQMKPRHLQMIAVSGSIGTGLFIGSGSALSTGGPAAVIIAWVVMGVMLMNVVQALGEMAIVYPVSGGFYTLASRFIDPSFACAMAWNYVFQWLITLPLELTAAGFTIQYWTTDVPLGAWITIFWVVIIIFALFGTLGYAEEEFWSSILRLFVVILFIIIGLVCITGKGPKGSVYEHYLGGQYWKDPGAFANGFKGLCYMFVTAAFSYSGTELMGLAATETPDPRRSMPGAVKNSFWRITLIYITSLTVISCALPYNEPLLQIGTGAQTSPFVIVMKKANIKGLDHLVNATICVSVLTIGLSSVYAGSRCMTALAETGYAPRSFRYVDKAGRPLVTVLICLATAPIAYINLANVGATVFNWLVQLSGLSVLFTWLAICISHIRFRKAWVLQGHSVEELPYRAVGGIYGSYLGSVLIVLIIIAQFYIAVWPIGEMPVGRAAAYNFFYTFLSAPIMAAMWLGAWFWKRTTPKSLSEIDLDTGRKSWLTAEQMRAYREERANAPFHIRVFRILFSS, from the exons ATGGCAGGACAACACCCgttcggcgccggcctcagCCTCGAAGAGAAGGGCGAGTACGCCGAGACCAAGAGCGCGCACCAGGATGCCCTCGCGCACGTGAGCGTGCACCCTGGCAGCGTgatcggctcgggcgccaGCTCCGACTTCTACGACCCGTCCAAGGAGTCGGCGCTGACCCGCCTCGGTCTGTCGTTTGAAAGTTTCAAACGCGCGCCGGGTACCACTCG tggtctcgtcggccatggtgaTATCCCCAaggagctgctggcgcaCGACCAGCCGCTGCTCCAGCAGCAAATGAAGCCGCGGCACCTGCAGATGATTGCCGTGTCCGGTTCGATTGGTACCGGTCTTTTC ATCGGTTCTGGCTCGGCACTCTCCACCGGCGGCCCGGCAGCAGTCATCATCGCCTGGGTCGTCATGGGTGTCATGCTCATGAAC GTCGTCCAGGCACTCGGCGAAATGGCAATCGTGTACCCCGTCTCGGGCGGTTTCTATACCCTTGCGAGCCGCTTTATCGACCCGTCCTTTGCGTGCGCCATGGCCTGGAACT ACGTCTTCCAGTGGCTTATCACCCTCCCTCTCGAGCTCACCGCTGCCGGCTTTACGATCCAGTACTGGACCACGGATGTGCCCCTCGGCGCGTGGATCACCATCTTCTGGGTCGTCATCATT atctTCGCCCTCTTCGGTACCCTCGGCTACGCGGAGGAGGAGTTCTGGTCGTCCATCCTCCGTCTgttcgtcgtcatcctcttcatcatcatcggcctcgtcTGCATCACCGGCAAGGGCCCCAAGGGCTCCGTGTACGAGCACTACCTCGGCGGCCAGTACTGGAAGGACCCGGGTGCCTTCGCCAACGGCTTCAAGGGCCTCTGCTAT ATGTTCGTCACCGCAGCGTTCTCGTACTCGGG AACCGAGCTCATgggcctcgccgccaccgagaCGCCCGACCCACGCCGCTCGATGCCCGGCGCCGTCAAGAACTCGTTCTGGCGTATCACCCTCATCTACATCACCTCGCTCACTGTCATCTCGTGTGCTCTTCCGTACAACGAGCCCCTCCTCCAGATCGGTACCGGCGCCCAGACCTCCCCCTTCGTCATCGTCATGAAGAAGGCCAACATCAAGGGCCTTGACC ACCTCGTCAACGCCACTATCTGCGTGTCGGTCCTCACGATCGGCCTGTCATCCGTCTACGCCGGATCCCGCTGCATgaccgcgctcgccgagacgggcTACGCGCCCCGCTCGTTCCGCTAcgtcgacaaggccggcCGCCCCCTCGTCACCGTGCTCATCtgcctcgccaccgcccccaTCGCCTACATcaacctcgccaacgtcggTGCCACCGTCTTCAACTGGCTCGTCCAGCTCTCCGGTCTCTCCGTGCTCTTCACCTGGCTCGCAATCTGCATCAGCCACATCCGCTTCCGCAAGGCCTGGGTCCTCCAGGGCCacagcgtcgaggagctcccCTACCGCGCCGTCGGTGGCATCTACGGCTCGTACCTCGGCTCGGTGCTCATCGTCCTTATCATCATCGCCCAGTTCTACATC GCTGTCTGGCCCATCGGCGAGATGCCCGTGGGCAGGGCTGCCGCGTACAACTTCTTCT aCACCTTCCTCTCCGCGCCCATCATGGCCGCCATGTGGCTCGGCGCGTGGTTCTGGAAGCGCACGACGCCCAAGAGCCTGTCCGagatcgacctcgacacggGCCGCAAGTCGTGGCTCACGGCCGAGCAGATGCGCGCGtaccgcgaggagcgcgccaaCGCGCCGTTCCACATCCGTGTTTTCCGTATCCTCTTCTCCAGCTAA